In Desulfovibrio sp. TomC, the sequence CGCCACCTGGACCGCGAGCTTCAACTTGGAGGGCAGCGTCCATTTGTCGTCGGCAAAGCCCACGGCAAAAATCAGACACGCGCCCGCCAGGACAAAACACATGGTGCGATCAAAAAGCACCGCTGTCGCGGCCTCGGGCAACACCCAGCCAGCCAGGGCCAGACAGGCGAAAAAAGTCAGGAACAAGGCCAGCCCGCCGCTTCGGGGCATGGGCGAGGCGTGAATATTGCGCGCTTCGGGCATGGCCAGAACGCCAAAACGCCGCCCCACCCACCGGGCCACGGGGGTGAGAAACAGCGACAGGCCCAACGCGGCCATAAAAAGCACGATAATCGGCGTCATAACTCTTAGAGCGGCTTCCCGGCCGCCGGGCGCACCATAGGCCAACCCCGCCCGCCCGTCCACAGGCTGGGGCGTTGCCCCAGACCCCAGCAGGAGAGGCACTGCCTCTCCTGCACCTCTCCGCCAGGGCGCTGCCCTGGACCCGCCGGGGGGATGATCCCCCCGGACCCCTCGACAGGGCAAAAGGGAGGCGGCATTGCTAGGGGGTGGAGCCGGCGGTGGTTTTGCCAAAGGAGGCAAACCAGCCAAGCATGCCCCAGGTCAGGTTGGAGGCGTCAAAGCCCTCTTTCGCCAGTTTTTGAGCCACAAAGGGCGAGCGATGGCCGGTCATGCAGACCACCACCACCGGACGGTTCGGATCAAGCCCCAGGGCCGCCGGGGGGACGACCAGGGCGTCGGGCCGGTTTATGGCCCCGGGGATGTGAAACAGGGCGTATTCCCCGGCAGTGCGCACGTCCAGGAGCTGCGGCGACTTCTCCCCCATTTGCCGGCGAAGCCGCCACGGCGGCGTCTGGACCACGCCGGCCAGCAGCCAGACCAGATCCCAGACACCGAAAAACAGGACGAGAAAGAGCACCAGTCCCTTCATGCCAGCCTCCTACCGTAAAAAAACCGCCAACAGCGTCCCAACCCCCAACAGCGCCGCGATAATGCCGTTTAGGGTGAAAAAAGCCACATTGATCCGGGACAGGTCGTGCTCGGAAATGAGCCGGTGCTCAACGAGCAACACGGCCGAACACACGCCCCAGAACACATAGTACACCCAGGACAGCCCGGCGGCATAGCCGGCCAGCAGATAAAACAACGCCGCATCCACATGGGCAAAGGCGGCCAGGGCCAGGGCCGTGCCGACGCCGAACTTTGCCGGTATGGAATGCAGCCCCTGGCTGCGGTCAAAGTCCACATCCTGGCAGGCATACAGGACGTCGAACCCGGCCACCCAGCAGGTCACGCCGCAGCCGAACAACAGCGCCGGCAAGGCAAATTCCGGCCGGACCGCCAGCCAGCCGGCAATCGGGGCCAGACCCAGCACCGAACCCAAAACGAAATGGCACAGCCAGGTGAAACGCTTGGTCAGACTGTACAACGCGCCCCAGACCAGGGCCACCGGAGCCAACGCCAGACACAGCGTATTCAAGCCGGCGCAGGACGCCACAAAGACCACGGCCGAGCCTGCCGTGAACGCCCAGGCCGCCCGGAAGCCAACCTCGCCCGTGACCAGTTCTCGGCCCGCCGTTCGCGGGTTGATCCGGTCATAGCGCACATCGGCCAAGCGATTGACCGCCATGGCATAGGACCGCATGGCCACCATGGCCACGGTCAGCAGCACAAACGGACGCCAGCCCGGCCAGCCGCCGGCCGCAACAAACAGGCCAATATACGCAAACGGCAAGGCAAATACCGAATGCTCAATCTTCACCAACCGCGCTAAGGCCCCGATCATATGCAATGCTCCTGTGGAGTGGAGGGAGGAAGACCTGGGGGAGGGGACCCCTTTTTGGAAAAAAGGGGTCCCCTCCCCCAGACCCCCACCCTCCCCAAAAACTTTCAAGGGGTTGCAAGGGGAAGCTCTGTTTCACCTGCATTTCGTATAACGCTTCGAAACACCTTGCCGGGCAAGCGCCCAAGATGTTGCCGGAGTGCCGCCTGCCAAAACCTCGCCCCGTTTGCTGGGCCTTCCAGCCAACCCAGGCCCCGGGTGTTGCATCCAATCCCCGTACCCAAGGCGTTGCGTCCGCCTTCCTGTCCCGGGCAACCCTGTCTGGTTGTTCTTCCTCGAACCTGTCGGCCCCGTTTCGGGGCCGAGGGCAGGTTGGGGGCGGAATTTGGCCTGATGAGCCTGCCGCGCCAGCGGCGGCATCATCGGGCCAAATTCCGCCCCCATCTTCGGCAGCTTCCCGCCGCCGTCTTCTCTCCCGGCCCACTTCCCCCACTCCCGCCACCCCATCCGGGGGTCCGGGGGGATGATCCCCCCGGCGGGTGCAGGGCAGCGCCCTGCCAGGGTCCGGGACAGCGTCCCGGCGGGGTCCGGGGCAGCGCCCCGGCTATGCGCCCCAGCGCAGCGCCCCGGCTATGCGCCCAGCGTCACGACGCCGTAGTTCTTTTTCCCTTTGCGCAAAAGCAGGATGTTGCCGCCGAGGCAGTCGGCGGCGGTGATGGCCTGGGTTTCGGCCACGCGGGTATTATTGAGGTAGATGCCGCCGGCTTTGATGTCTTTGCGGGCCTGTCCAAGCGACGGGCACAGGCCGAGATCGACCAAGAGGTTGGGCAATTGCGGCAGTTCGGCCAGGGCCGGATAGTTCTTGCCGGGCGCGGCTTCCAGGGCGGCGCGCAGGGTGGCGGCATCCACGGCGTGCAGGTCGCCGCCGCCGAACAGGGCGTCGGTAACGGCTTCGACCTTGGCCAGTTCGTCTGGGCCGTGGATCATGATGGTGGTTTCCCGGGCCAGGGTTTTCTGGGCGGCGCGCAGATGCGGGCGTTCGGCGATCTCGACGGCCAGGGCGTCGATGGCGTCTTTCTCGAGGAAAGTGAAATAGCGCAGGAAGTTTAGGACGTCGCGGTCGTCGGCGTTGATCCAGTATTGGTAGAAGGCATAGGGCGAGGTCAGGGCGGTATTTAAGTAGATGGCCCCTTTTTCGCTTTTGCCGAATTTGGCTCCGGAGGCGGTGGTAATGAGCGGAAAGGTGAGGGCAAAGGCTTGAGCGCCTGTCTTGCGACGAATGAGTTCCAGGCCGGCGGTGATGTTGCCGAATTGGTCGCCGCCGCCGATTTGCAAGGTGCAGCCCATGGCTCGGTTCAAATGCCCGAAGTCCATGGATTGCAGGATCATGTAGCTGAATTCGGTGTAGGAGATGCCGGTATCTTCGCGGCCGATGCGCGATTTCACGGAATCCTTGGCCAGCATATAGTTGATGGTGAAGTGCTTGCCGGTATCGCGCAAAAACTCGATGACGGACATGGCCTGGGTCCAGTCGAGATTATTGACCGGAGTGACGCGGTCGGCCACGCCCTGGCGTTCGAAGAAAGCCATGGCCTGGGCCCGGATTTTTTCGGCCGAGGCAGCGACCATGTCGGCGGTGCGCAACTGGCGTTCCTTGTCCTTGCCGCTGGGGTCGCCGATGAGTCCGGTGGCTCCGCCAAGGAGAAACAGCGGCTTGTGCCCGGCTTTGGCGAAGCGGGCCAGGGCCAAAAGCGGCACGAGATTGCCGATGTGCAGGCTGTCGGCGGTCGGGTCGAAGCCGCAGTACATGACGCGGCCGGGGGTGTTGAGGTGTTGGCGCAGTTCGGCCTCGTCGGAGGATTGATGGACGAGGCCGCGCCAGGAGAGTTCGTCGAAGATGTTCACGGCGATTCCTTTAGGCGGTCAGGTGGTTAGGCGAAGATCAGAGGCCCGAGGCCGGCGCCGTTCCCGGCTTTGCAGCAGGCGTTCCTGGCGAGGTGGTCTTGGACGGCGTTTTACCGCGCAGCAGCGGCTTGGTCCCGGTGATAGTCTCCAGGCGCGACACGGTGTCGGGCTGGGCGTTGTAGACGTCGACCAGGACATTGAGGGCAAACTGGCCGTTTTTGATGTCGGTTTCAATGCGGCTGTCAAAGCCGTTCTGGACCAGCTTGGCCTTGAGCGCGTCGGCCTTCTGGGCGTGGCTAAACGAGCCGACCTGATAGGTGTCGTGGGGTTTTTGCCAGTCGTAAACGGTTTCATCGGCACAGCCGCCAAGGGCGAGCGCGGCCAGCAAGACAAGGGAAGCGAGGATACCGCGCATGGGCAGACCGCCTAGGGTTTGGCGTCGGGGCGACGACGCTGCTTGTCATTGTACTCAATGATCTCGGTGCGGCCGTTTTGCCGCTCGGTCACAATCATGAGCCGGTCGCCGTCCACATTGATGTTGAGGATGCGCGAGCACTTGGTGATGTCTGGAATGACGGCGTAGGTTTTGTCCCGGCCAACGGCCACCAGATCATAGGTGATGGGACATTCGGCGTTGCCCACGCCATGGCGGATAAGCACGGCGTCGTAGCCGTCGGCGAGGTCGCCCACGCTCATGTAGGACTGGGCGGTGAGCGCCGCGCCGGTGGCCTGATGGATGGTGCGTCCGCCAAGGAGCACGGTCGAGGCTGCGCCGTCGCGCACCACTTCCAGGGGGCCGGCCACGGTCATATAGATGGCCGTGCGCTCAGGCGCGGCCTGGGCGGCTTGGGCGGCCAGACCAATGCAGGCAAGGGCAAGAATCAGACGGGTGGCGATGCGCATGGGGAAATCCTCCAGTCGGGAGCTTGTGTGGCCCTCAGGCCAGCCGCCAACCACTGATAGTTACGACCTTGCCCGTGGCCGCGTCAATATCCAGCAACGCGCCCTGCATTTCCGGCGCGGCCCTGGAGACGACAAAACGGCGCGGCAGGCCGGTGCGAAAGCGGGCAATGACTTCCTCGGGGTCCATGCCGAGGCATGAGGCGGCCGGGCCGGTCATGCCGATGTCGGTCATATAGGCGGTTCCCCGGGGCAGATGCTGGGCATCGGCCGTCTGGACGTGGGTGTGGGTTCCAAGGACCGCGCTGACCCGGCCGTCGAGATAATAGCCCATGGCTTTTTTTTCACTGGTGGCTTCGGCGTGAAAATCCACCAGCCGCAGGGTCACGTCGCCGGGCAAACCGGCCAGGATGGCGTCGGCCGAGGCAAAGGGGCAGTCCACGGCCGGCATGAAGGTGCGGCCAAGGAGGTTGATGACGGCATAGGGCGGTCCGTCTTTGGGGCGATAGACGGCCCATCCGGCTCCCGGCGCACCGGCGGGATAGTTGGCCGGACGCAAGAGGCGGTCGGTGGTCTCCAGAAAAGGGGTGATGTCGGCGTTGCGAAAGATGTGGTTGCCGCCGGTCATGACGTCGATGCCGGCGTCGAGGAGTTGGCGCGCAGCCTTGGCGTTGAGGCCGATCCCACCCGAGGCGTTCTCGGCGTTGGCCACCACCCGGGCCACATTCCAGTCGCGGCGGACCTGGCGCAGGCGCTCAAAGACGATGGAACGGCCCGGCCGGCCGAAGATGTCGCCCAGAAACAGCATGCGCATGGTCCAAACCGGTCCTTGGCTGGGGTTAGACGGCCCAATCGGACGCCAGGGCCGGAAACAGGCGGATGGTCACCAGGAGATCGCCGGCCGGCCGGCCGCCCGTTCCGGGCTGCCCGGCTCCGCAAACGCGCAGTTGCGCCCCATCCGGGGTACCCGGGGCGATGATGAGACTCCCGCGCCGGGGCTGGTCGTTGCGCCCCCGGCCGAGACAGGCCGGGCAGGGGCTGCGGGCCACCCCCTGGCCGTTGCAGGCCGGACAGGCCCTGGCCGCCCGACCGGGACCGGCCGGCTGCCAGATACTGCCCCGGCCGTCGCACACCCAGCAGGTCCGCAGCCGGTTGCCCGTCCCCCGGCAGGCCGGGCAGGCCGCCCCCGGACCGAGGTTCAGGAGCAATTGGCCACCGGTCCGGGCCAGCGAGTCGGGGATGTCAAGGGCCAGGGCGACATCGTCGCCCTGCCTGGGCACAGCTTCGGTCTGGGAAACGGCCACGACCCAGGACCCGACAGTGGACGGGGATGGAGCCGGACCGTTTGCGTTGGCGGCCCGGGCCAGCCGGCGCTGCCCGTCGTAGGCCGCCCGCCTGGCCGGATCGTGGAGCACGCCGTAGGCTGCGCTGACAGCCAGAAACAACGCGGCAGCGGCCGGGTCGTTGGGAGCGGCATCGGGGTGGCAGGTCCGAACCAACCGGCGATACGCCTGTTGCAGCTGCCCGGCGTCGGCGTCCTGGGGCACGTTGAGGACAGCGTAGAAGTCGGGCTGGTTCATGGCCCCCTCAGACGGCCCGCCGGGC encodes:
- a CDS encoding rhodanese-like domain-containing protein, whose product is MKGLVLFLVLFFGVWDLVWLLAGVVQTPPWRLRRQMGEKSPQLLDVRTAGEYALFHIPGAINRPDALVVPPAALGLDPNRPVVVVCMTGHRSPFVAQKLAKEGFDASNLTWGMLGWFASFGKTTAGSTP
- a CDS encoding 4-hydroxybenzoate octaprenyltransferase, yielding MIGALARLVKIEHSVFALPFAYIGLFVAAGGWPGWRPFVLLTVAMVAMRSYAMAVNRLADVRYDRINPRTAGRELVTGEVGFRAAWAFTAGSAVVFVASCAGLNTLCLALAPVALVWGALYSLTKRFTWLCHFVLGSVLGLAPIAGWLAVRPEFALPALLFGCGVTCWVAGFDVLYACQDVDFDRSQGLHSIPAKFGVGTALALAAFAHVDAALFYLLAGYAAGLSWVYYVFWGVCSAVLLVEHRLISEHDLSRINVAFFTLNGIIAALLGVGTLLAVFLR
- the tyrS gene encoding tyrosine--tRNA ligase — translated: MNIFDELSWRGLVHQSSDEAELRQHLNTPGRVMYCGFDPTADSLHIGNLVPLLALARFAKAGHKPLFLLGGATGLIGDPSGKDKERQLRTADMVAASAEKIRAQAMAFFERQGVADRVTPVNNLDWTQAMSVIEFLRDTGKHFTINYMLAKDSVKSRIGREDTGISYTEFSYMILQSMDFGHLNRAMGCTLQIGGGDQFGNITAGLELIRRKTGAQAFALTFPLITTASGAKFGKSEKGAIYLNTALTSPYAFYQYWINADDRDVLNFLRYFTFLEKDAIDALAVEIAERPHLRAAQKTLARETTIMIHGPDELAKVEAVTDALFGGGDLHAVDAATLRAALEAAPGKNYPALAELPQLPNLLVDLGLCPSLGQARKDIKAGGIYLNNTRVAETQAITAADCLGGNILLLRKGKKNYGVVTLGA
- a CDS encoding SPOR domain-containing protein produces the protein MRGILASLVLLAALALGGCADETVYDWQKPHDTYQVGSFSHAQKADALKAKLVQNGFDSRIETDIKNGQFALNVLVDVYNAQPDTVSRLETITGTKPLLRGKTPSKTTSPGTPAAKPGTAPASGL
- a CDS encoding TIGR00282 family metallophosphoesterase; translated protein: MRMLFLGDIFGRPGRSIVFERLRQVRRDWNVARVVANAENASGGIGLNAKAARQLLDAGIDVMTGGNHIFRNADITPFLETTDRLLRPANYPAGAPGAGWAVYRPKDGPPYAVINLLGRTFMPAVDCPFASADAILAGLPGDVTLRLVDFHAEATSEKKAMGYYLDGRVSAVLGTHTHVQTADAQHLPRGTAYMTDIGMTGPAASCLGMDPEEVIARFRTGLPRRFVVSRAAPEMQGALLDIDAATGKVVTISGWRLA
- a CDS encoding DnaJ domain-containing protein, whose product is MNQPDFYAVLNVPQDADAGQLQQAYRRLVRTCHPDAAPNDPAAAALFLAVSAAYGVLHDPARRAAYDGQRRLARAANANGPAPSPSTVGSWVVAVSQTEAVPRQGDDVALALDIPDSLARTGGQLLLNLGPGAACPACRGTGNRLRTCWVCDGRGSIWQPAGPGRAARACPACNGQGVARSPCPACLGRGRNDQPRRGSLIIAPGTPDGAQLRVCGAGQPGTGGRPAGDLLVTIRLFPALASDWAV